Proteins encoded by one window of Salmonirosea aquatica:
- a CDS encoding SusD/RagB family nutrient-binding outer membrane lipoprotein, whose amino-acid sequence MKNIIKHTFVTLALLGTFGLNGCKDYFDLNENPNLISNPPLNSLLSTTTQKTALNSQRMANITSYFVQYLANPGSGGSTDTYQETDYTSTWDAIYYAMADLTDMKRLAQEQESSEYVGVADVLLSYHLNLIADSFGSGPFSQAFTGEPLTPAYDSQEEMYTTALTLLNDGITELSKTDSKIKLSASDDLIHGGKTANWIKTAYALKARMLNKVSKQSTYNAASVLEAVDKSYTSNADDAQMSTFLLRNPWAQVARDNAALVLDGWLSTQLVNQLNGTTYGLFDPRIEKITDKTVNGVYKGTVNGQGNVGGNNTVKDESYISLNSPLTGDNSPLLIVTYAEVKMIEAEAALRAGNRERAYAAYLEGIKANMDKLGVAAAARDTYINDPSVSVGAANLTLALIFKEKYVITYLNPEAWNDARRFNYQYKGFTLPVNAALPTFIRRVAYPSVEISENGVNVPSIGPLSEPLFWDK is encoded by the coding sequence ATGAAAAATATCATAAAACACACCTTCGTGACTTTGGCTCTGCTCGGCACCTTCGGACTGAACGGCTGCAAGGATTACTTCGATCTGAACGAGAATCCGAACCTGATCTCGAATCCGCCGTTGAATTCGCTGCTGTCGACTACCACGCAGAAAACCGCCCTCAACTCGCAGCGGATGGCCAATATTACTTCCTACTTCGTGCAATATCTGGCCAATCCGGGTTCAGGGGGCTCTACCGACACCTACCAGGAAACCGACTATACCAGTACCTGGGACGCGATTTACTACGCCATGGCCGACCTGACGGATATGAAGAGACTGGCACAGGAACAAGAGTCGTCGGAATATGTCGGTGTAGCCGATGTACTGCTTTCGTATCATCTCAATCTCATCGCCGATTCATTCGGCAGCGGACCGTTCAGCCAGGCTTTCACGGGTGAGCCCCTTACGCCGGCCTACGATTCGCAGGAAGAAATGTACACCACCGCCCTGACGTTGCTCAACGATGGTATCACCGAACTTTCCAAAACGGATTCCAAAATCAAGCTCAGTGCTTCTGACGACCTGATCCACGGAGGCAAAACAGCCAACTGGATCAAGACCGCTTATGCCCTGAAAGCCCGGATGCTCAACAAAGTCTCCAAGCAAAGCACCTACAACGCAGCGTCTGTCCTGGAAGCCGTGGATAAGTCGTACACATCCAATGCTGACGACGCCCAGATGAGCACCTTTCTCCTACGCAACCCGTGGGCGCAGGTAGCCCGCGATAATGCCGCTCTGGTGCTGGACGGCTGGCTGTCGACCCAGCTGGTAAATCAGCTGAATGGCACCACCTATGGGCTGTTCGATCCCCGAATCGAGAAAATCACCGACAAGACCGTGAACGGGGTTTACAAAGGTACCGTGAACGGACAGGGCAACGTGGGCGGCAACAATACCGTAAAGGACGAAAGCTACATTTCACTCAATTCGCCCCTCACCGGCGACAACTCGCCGCTTCTAATTGTCACTTACGCCGAAGTAAAGATGATCGAGGCCGAAGCCGCCCTGCGGGCCGGTAATCGCGAACGAGCTTATGCCGCCTATCTGGAAGGCATCAAAGCCAACATGGATAAGTTGGGCGTGGCCGCTGCTGCCCGGGATACCTACATCAATGATCCGAGCGTGTCAGTCGGAGCAGCGAACCTGACCCTGGCGCTGATTTTCAAAGAGAAATACGTCATCACCTACCTCAACCCCGAAGCCTGGAACGACGCCCGCCGTTTCAATTACCAGTACAAGGGTTTCACGCTACCCGTCAATGCGGCGCTACCTACCTTCATCCGCCGGGTGGCGTACCCAAGCGTCGAAATTTCCGAGAACGGCGTAAATGTACCCTCCATTGGGCCGCTTTCCGAACCTTTGTTTTGGGATAAGTAG
- a CDS encoding SusC/RagA family TonB-linked outer membrane protein, producing MKKIVQVCFTAWLLVGLHVAMAQQTQVSGTVTSEKDGSSVPGVSVAVKGSTQGTLTDENGTYSLRVNGANTTLVFSSIGFVTKEVAVGNRSTVNVALSEDTKTLNEVVVTALGISREKKALGYATQQVDSDELMQNRQTNLVNALQGKVAGVTINSTGGAPGQGARILIRGINSIDVNRDNQPLFVIDGILMDNSTSTQGQSAELRGMSNRAADINPDDIETINILKGGAATALYGLRGANGVVVITTKSGRSGALRANFSSTYGTETVNKFPEVQDKYTIGYGGVYNPQDFFPSWGPTVEEAKKIDPTHPDKLYNHFKDAYQRGQQFQNNLSFSGGTDKITFLSSLSHLHHEGVIPFTNFDKFSARLNAQVKFSEKFTTSTNLNFINSGGDRYNADRFSESLSYWSPRYDVTDYIKPDGTMNTYGNNNPIYGAYTNKLRDNVNRLIGGVNFNYTPFAWLSLNYRAGLDTYSDNRLRTAPGPRGFADEYVYEDNDLGFVYQYNTQFRSITSTFTASGTAQLGENLKGTLRLGHDLYDRRSRSFGAEGNELTVYNYFDLRNAKTITPTQSAEDYRLMGIFGELTLDYKDYLYLTLTGRNDITSSLLAPNNSFFYPSASLGYVFSQHLALPTYMSLGKVRASYAKIGKDALPYSTTTGYASYTNLPTGLTGFSRGSLLGDPTLRPEFTETYEAGLELGFFGSRLGLDFTYYHSLSKDQIINVNVSSATGYVRAAINSGTMRNQGVELVLKGTPVQKTNFSWNASLNFSANRNRVISIREGLTEIAYASQYGYSGSTVSMKLIPGEAYGNLYGTSYQRYYENGTAEDPMTIDKSRPIVIGSNGFPVRNSAQKLIGNSLPDWIGGLNNSFRYHDLSLSVLFDAQVGQDRYNQLSNFFSAFGIAKYTEDRNETKVFEGVLADGTPNTKAVFLGQGVGPDGVDYGNGYYRNVHRGISENFIEDASWVRLRSVRLAYNLPTSLLEKSLFRSIQLSVTGNNLWLATKYSGYDPETSSNNSGSNVNGFSGFTYPAVRSFLFTLNVGF from the coding sequence ATGAAAAAAATTGTACAGGTATGTTTCACGGCATGGCTCCTGGTGGGGCTGCACGTGGCCATGGCCCAGCAAACGCAGGTGAGCGGTACGGTGACCTCCGAAAAAGACGGTTCGTCGGTACCAGGCGTGAGCGTGGCCGTGAAAGGCAGTACTCAGGGTACCCTGACCGACGAAAACGGAACGTATAGCCTCCGGGTAAATGGTGCCAACACTACGCTGGTTTTCAGTTCCATTGGCTTTGTTACCAAAGAAGTGGCCGTGGGCAACCGTAGTACGGTCAACGTGGCGCTGTCCGAAGATACCAAGACGCTCAATGAGGTGGTGGTGACGGCACTGGGCATCAGCCGTGAGAAGAAGGCGCTCGGCTACGCCACCCAACAGGTAGACAGTGACGAACTGATGCAGAACCGGCAGACGAACCTGGTCAATGCCTTGCAGGGAAAAGTAGCCGGCGTAACCATCAACAGTACAGGTGGCGCGCCCGGCCAGGGCGCGCGCATCCTGATCCGGGGCATCAACTCCATCGATGTCAACCGCGACAATCAGCCGCTGTTCGTGATCGATGGCATCCTGATGGATAACAGTACCTCCACGCAGGGGCAGAGCGCCGAACTACGGGGGATGTCTAACCGGGCGGCGGATATCAACCCCGACGACATCGAAACCATTAACATTCTGAAAGGGGGCGCGGCCACAGCGCTGTACGGCCTTCGTGGGGCCAACGGCGTAGTGGTTATCACGACCAAGTCGGGCAGATCGGGCGCTTTGCGGGCCAATTTCAGCAGTACCTATGGCACCGAAACGGTCAACAAGTTTCCCGAGGTGCAGGATAAATACACCATCGGCTACGGCGGTGTTTATAATCCCCAGGACTTTTTTCCATCGTGGGGACCTACCGTGGAAGAAGCCAAGAAAATTGACCCTACCCATCCCGACAAGCTCTACAATCACTTCAAAGATGCCTACCAGCGGGGCCAGCAATTTCAGAACAACCTGTCGTTTTCGGGGGGTACCGACAAAATCACTTTTTTGTCGTCACTGTCGCACCTGCACCATGAGGGGGTTATTCCTTTCACAAATTTTGATAAATTCTCGGCCCGCCTAAACGCCCAGGTGAAATTCAGTGAGAAGTTCACAACCAGTACCAACCTCAACTTCATCAACTCAGGCGGCGATCGCTACAACGCCGACCGATTCAGCGAGAGCCTGAGCTACTGGTCGCCGCGCTACGACGTGACGGATTACATCAAGCCCGATGGTACCATGAACACCTATGGCAACAACAATCCTATTTATGGTGCCTACACCAACAAACTGCGCGACAATGTGAACCGTCTGATTGGGGGAGTCAATTTCAACTATACGCCCTTCGCGTGGCTGTCGCTCAACTACCGGGCGGGTCTGGACACCTACTCCGACAACCGCCTGCGCACGGCGCCGGGGCCCCGGGGCTTTGCGGATGAGTACGTCTACGAGGACAACGACTTAGGCTTTGTGTACCAGTACAATACCCAGTTCCGGTCCATTACCTCCACATTCACGGCCAGCGGCACCGCCCAGCTCGGCGAGAACCTGAAAGGTACTCTGCGCCTGGGCCATGACCTGTACGACCGCCGCAGCCGGAGCTTTGGGGCCGAAGGCAATGAGCTTACGGTATATAACTATTTCGATCTGCGGAATGCCAAGACCATCACCCCTACGCAAAGCGCCGAAGACTACCGTCTGATGGGGATTTTCGGAGAATTGACCCTCGATTATAAAGACTACCTCTACCTGACCCTGACCGGCCGGAACGACATCACCTCGTCGCTATTGGCACCCAACAATTCATTTTTCTATCCTTCGGCTAGTTTGGGGTATGTATTCTCGCAGCATCTGGCGCTTCCTACCTACATGAGCCTGGGTAAAGTCAGGGCTTCTTACGCGAAAATTGGTAAAGACGCCCTACCCTATTCTACTACTACGGGCTATGCTTCCTACACCAATCTGCCTACCGGCCTTACGGGTTTCTCACGGGGTTCGCTGCTGGGTGACCCTACTCTGCGGCCCGAATTTACGGAAACCTACGAAGCGGGCCTGGAACTGGGCTTTTTCGGCAGCCGACTGGGACTTGATTTCACCTATTATCATTCGCTGAGCAAAGACCAGATCATCAACGTGAACGTATCATCGGCTACCGGTTATGTGCGGGCTGCCATCAACTCGGGTACCATGCGCAACCAGGGAGTCGAACTAGTGCTGAAAGGTACCCCCGTCCAGAAGACCAACTTCTCCTGGAACGCTAGTCTGAACTTCTCGGCCAACCGCAACCGTGTGATCAGCATCCGCGAAGGACTGACCGAAATCGCTTACGCTTCCCAGTATGGCTATTCGGGTTCGACGGTGAGCATGAAACTGATTCCGGGCGAAGCCTACGGTAATCTGTACGGTACCAGCTACCAGCGGTACTACGAAAATGGCACGGCCGAAGATCCGATGACCATCGACAAGAGCCGTCCGATCGTCATTGGCTCCAATGGCTTTCCGGTTCGTAACTCGGCCCAAAAACTTATCGGCAATTCATTACCCGACTGGATTGGAGGTCTCAACAACAGCTTCAGGTACCACGATTTGAGTCTATCTGTTTTGTTCGATGCGCAGGTAGGTCAGGATCGCTACAATCAGTTAAGCAATTTTTTCTCTGCCTTCGGGATTGCCAAATACACCGAAGACCGCAATGAAACCAAAGTCTTTGAGGGCGTGCTGGCCGACGGTACCCCCAATACCAAAGCGGTATTCCTGGGTCAGGGCGTGGGTCCGGATGGCGTAGACTACGGCAACGGCTACTACCGCAATGTGCACCGGGGTATCTCCGAAAACTTCATCGAAGATGCTTCATGGGTACGGCTGCGTTCGGTACGCCTGGCTTATAACTTACCTACCTCTTTGCTGGAAAAGAGTCTGTTTCGTTCCATCCAGTTGAGTGTAACGGGTAACAACCTGTGGCTGGCCACCAAGTATTCGGGTTATGACCCCGAAACCAGCTCCAACAACAGCGGTAGCAATGTCAATGGGTTCAGCGGCTTTACCTACCCCGCCGTGCGGAGTTTCCTCTTTACGCTGAATGTAGGATTCTAA
- a CDS encoding heme-binding domain-containing protein — protein sequence MNMILKIFLALAALLILAQFIRPDRNESDDRTYDISTKYTVPDDVNHVLQVACNDCHTNKTVYPWYYNVQPVAWWLDNHITDGKRHLNFSEFTKRPIAVQNHKLEEIVEMVEEKEMPIKDYTYLGMHPDANLTDAQRELIINWAKEQMAMLKATYPADSLKMKPRQPAPAS from the coding sequence ATGAACATGATTCTGAAAATCTTCCTAGCCCTCGCTGCTTTACTGATCTTGGCTCAATTCATCCGTCCCGACCGGAATGAGTCAGACGACCGTACCTACGACATTTCTACCAAATACACCGTACCCGATGACGTCAACCATGTGCTACAGGTAGCCTGTAACGACTGCCATACCAACAAAACCGTGTACCCCTGGTACTATAACGTACAACCTGTGGCGTGGTGGCTCGACAACCACATTACCGATGGCAAGCGCCACCTGAACTTTTCGGAGTTCACTAAGCGCCCCATTGCCGTGCAGAACCATAAGCTGGAAGAGATTGTGGAAATGGTAGAAGAAAAAGAAATGCCTATTAAGGACTATACCTACCTGGGTATGCACCCCGACGCCAACCTGACGGATGCTCAGCGTGAACTGATTATAAACTGGGCAAAGGAACAAATGGCCATGCTAAAAGCAACCTACCCGGCCGATAGCCTGAAAATGAAACCCCGCCAACCCGCTCCGGCATCGTAA